The Aphanothece sacrum FPU1 genome window below encodes:
- a CDS encoding ABC transporter substrate-binding protein → MMSRLFLSLKKLHQLIRLFTIFSLFIALTVACNPKSSSPPIQVSQTNSDRITIGTTEQPRTIDPADSYELSGLVVIYNLSDTLYTYELGTTNLKPQLATKMPQISENGLTYIIPLRQGVTFHDGTPFNADAMVFSLQRFMQNGGKPSFLLSDTIDTVKATGDYEITITLKKPFSAFPALLAFPGACAVSPKAYEIGAGKFKPDNFIGTGPYKLAKLSSDSVQLDVFENYWGEKPKNTGIDLQIYPSNPANLFNSFQTQAVDVAYKSLLPEQIKRLKEAEKAGKWQVIQASGTAIAFMALNVTSDPLNAKPVRQAIASLVDRELLVERILRGQGEPLYSLVPTAFEAYQSVFKNRYNQDKAQAQKILQKAGYSAENPATVEIWHSSGSTNSSLVAAILKALAKRDLNGAIAFEPNSIAGAAFFKNVGQGLYNSTLSNWYPDFLDADNYLYPFLDCAKGSPDKGCIEGGSQSQGSFYYSDRMNKLIDQQRTEADLTKRNTILREIQEILAEDVPYIPLWQTKEYAFAQRGINGVTINPSQTFPFWTIHKP, encoded by the coding sequence ATGATGAGTCGGTTATTTTTATCTTTAAAAAAATTACACCAATTAATTCGATTATTTACTATTTTTAGCCTTTTTATTGCCCTAACTGTTGCCTGTAACCCAAAATCGAGTTCTCCCCCCATCCAAGTCTCCCAAACTAATAGCGATCGCATTACCATTGGTACTACCGAGCAACCTCGTACTATCGACCCGGCGGATAGTTATGAATTATCAGGTCTTGTGGTCATTTATAATCTCAGTGATACTCTCTACACCTATGAATTAGGCACTACTAATCTTAAACCCCAATTAGCGACGAAAATGCCTCAAATTAGTGAGAATGGCTTAACTTATATCATCCCCTTGCGTCAAGGCGTTACCTTTCATGATGGCACACCCTTTAATGCTGATGCGATGGTATTTTCCTTACAACGGTTTATGCAAAATGGGGGTAAACCGTCCTTTCTCTTAAGCGATACTATCGATACGGTAAAAGCCACAGGAGACTATGAAATTACTATTACCCTCAAAAAGCCATTTTCTGCCTTTCCTGCCCTATTAGCCTTTCCTGGGGCTTGCGCTGTGTCCCCTAAAGCTTATGAAATTGGGGCCGGAAAATTTAAACCCGATAATTTCATTGGAACTGGTCCTTATAAATTAGCTAAACTTAGCAGTGATTCTGTGCAATTGGATGTATTTGAAAACTATTGGGGAGAAAAACCCAAAAATACAGGGATTGATCTACAAATTTATCCAAGTAACCCCGCTAACCTCTTTAATAGCTTTCAGACTCAAGCTGTAGACGTAGCTTATAAATCTTTGTTACCCGAACAAATTAAACGGCTCAAAGAAGCAGAAAAAGCCGGAAAATGGCAAGTAATTCAAGCTTCAGGCACAGCTATCGCTTTTATGGCCTTAAATGTCACCAGTGACCCCCTTAATGCTAAACCCGTTCGACAAGCGATCGCCAGTTTAGTAGATCGTGAATTGCTTGTGGAACGCATTCTCAGAGGGCAAGGTGAACCCCTTTATAGTCTTGTTCCCACTGCCTTTGAGGCTTATCAATCCGTTTTTAAAAACCGTTACAACCAGGATAAAGCACAAGCCCAAAAAATCCTGCAAAAAGCTGGTTATTCGGCTGAAAACCCGGCAACTGTAGAAATTTGGCATTCTTCTGGTTCTACTAATTCTAGTCTAGTGGCAGCTATTCTCAAAGCCTTAGCCAAACGAGACTTAAACGGTGCTATTGCCTTTGAACCTAATAGTATTGCGGGTGCTGCCTTCTTTAAAAATGTAGGGCAAGGATTATATAATTCAACTCTATCTAATTGGTATCCTGATTTTTTAGACGCAGATAATTATCTTTATCCCTTTTTAGACTGTGCTAAAGGTTCACCAGATAAAGGGTGTATAGAAGGAGGATCTCAAAGTCAAGGGTCTTTTTATTACAGCGATCGCATGAATAAACTCATCGATCAACAACGAACAGAAGCTGATCTCACTAAGCGTAATACTATCTTGAGGGAAATTCAAGAAATTCTAGCCGAAGATGTCCCGTATATACCTTTATGGCAAACTAAAGAGTATGCTTTTGCCCAAAGGGGGATCAATGGTGTCACTATTAATCCTAGCCAAACTTTCCCATTCTGGACAATTCACAAACCTTAA
- a CDS encoding glycosyltransferase family 2 protein, whose product MKLIIQIPCYNEEATLGLTLSELPRQLPGIDIIEWLIINDGSIDQTVEVAKACGVDHIVNFEHNQGLAKAFMAGLETALKQGADIIVNTDADNQYCAADIPKLIEPIVRGEAEIVIGSRPIQDIKHFSPAKKLLQKLGSWVVRIASNTNIPDAPSGFRAISRNAALQMNVFSEYTYTLETIIQAGQKGMLITSVPIRTNEFLRPSRLVKSIPAYIRRSILTIVRIFMAYKPLRFFTILGTFPFSLGVLLCLRWLLLYWGMFGNTPEKARVPSLILAAILILIGFQLWMFGLIADLMSFNRKLLEDIQLRLRRSDIEK is encoded by the coding sequence ATGAAACTTATTATTCAAATTCCTTGTTATAACGAAGAGGCAACATTAGGATTAACATTATCTGAATTACCTCGTCAATTACCAGGAATTGATATCATAGAATGGCTTATTATTAACGATGGTAGTATCGATCAAACTGTAGAAGTTGCTAAAGCTTGTGGTGTCGATCATATTGTTAATTTTGAGCATAATCAGGGTTTAGCTAAAGCGTTTATGGCTGGGCTAGAAACAGCCCTAAAACAAGGGGCAGATATCATTGTTAATACTGATGCTGATAATCAATATTGTGCTGCAGATATTCCTAAATTGATTGAACCAATTGTTAGGGGAGAGGCAGAAATTGTCATCGGTTCTCGTCCCATTCAAGATATTAAACATTTTTCACCCGCTAAAAAATTACTGCAAAAATTAGGCAGTTGGGTAGTCAGAATTGCTAGTAATACTAATATTCCTGATGCCCCTAGTGGGTTTCGTGCTATTAGTCGTAATGCAGCTTTACAAATGAATGTTTTTAGTGAGTATACTTATACACTAGAAACTATTATTCAAGCAGGACAAAAGGGAATGTTAATTACTTCTGTTCCTATTCGGACTAATGAATTTTTACGCCCTTCTCGTTTGGTTAAAAGTATTCCTGCTTATATTCGGCGATCAATTTTAACCATTGTTCGCATTTTTATGGCCTATAAACCCCTGCGTTTTTTTACGATTTTAGGAACTTTTCCTTTTAGTTTAGGGGTTTTATTATGTTTACGTTGGCTATTATTATATTGGGGAATGTTTGGGAATACTCCCGAAAAAGCTCGCGTTCCTAGTTTAATTTTAGCAGCAATTTTGATCTTAATTGGGTTTCAACTATGGATGTTTGGTTTAATTGCTGATTTAATGTCATTTAATCGTAAATTGTTGGAAGATATTCAATTAAGGTTACGTCGTTCTGATATTGAGAAATAA
- a CDS encoding RNA-guided endonuclease InsQ/TnpB family protein, with product MKLRYHYRIYPTDQQKRLLSQLFGCCRVVWNDALAHCQQEYREGKKKPDSKQLSSRLTSLKKTEEKIWLGEVSAVPLQQSLRDLDVAFKNFFNSCTGKRKGKKVKPPKFKSRKSKQSAKFTNNGFKVNQHNVYLAKIGKLKIIWSRKLPSEPLSVTVVKDSADRYFLSFVCEVNPIPLTLNNNSIGVDLGIIDFATLSNSEKIKAPKPLKSNLKRLRKLQRNLSRSQKGSKRREVARKKVAKLHAKITDIRTDFLHKLSTKLIQENQLIALEDLNVSGMIKNRKLFRTISDLGWRSFRTMLIAKGEMYGRDVRVIDRWEPTSQVCSCCGFKGGKKELNIREWTCLNCGTVHDRDVNASKNILKVAGGQSDTKNGRGGRRKTTSLVAVSCEASTTPQYKQRKLVLRESPPFYGAGGCQ from the coding sequence ATGAAGCTAAGATATCACTATCGAATCTATCCGACAGACCAACAAAAGAGGCTTTTGTCTCAATTGTTTGGGTGTTGTCGGGTGGTTTGGAATGATGCTTTAGCTCATTGCCAACAAGAGTATCGGGAGGGGAAGAAAAAACCAGATAGCAAGCAACTTTCTAGTCGGTTAACGAGCCTTAAAAAGACTGAAGAAAAGATTTGGTTAGGTGAGGTTTCTGCTGTTCCTTTGCAACAAAGTCTTAGGGATTTAGATGTAGCTTTTAAGAACTTTTTTAATTCCTGTACAGGAAAAAGAAAAGGCAAAAAGGTTAAACCTCCGAAGTTTAAAAGTCGTAAATCTAAACAATCTGCTAAATTTACTAATAATGGCTTTAAGGTTAACCAGCACAATGTCTACCTAGCTAAAATAGGTAAGTTAAAAATAATCTGGTCTAGAAAATTACCGTCTGAACCATTGTCTGTAACCGTAGTTAAAGACAGTGCTGATAGATATTTCTTGAGTTTTGTCTGTGAAGTTAATCCTATTCCATTAACACTTAATAATAACTCAATAGGAGTAGATTTAGGTATCATTGATTTTGCTACATTAAGTAATAGTGAAAAAATTAAAGCACCCAAACCTTTAAAATCTAACCTTAAGCGTTTAAGAAAGCTTCAAAGAAACCTATCACGCTCCCAGAAGGGGAGTAAAAGACGTGAAGTAGCTAGAAAAAAGGTAGCTAAATTACACGCAAAAATAACTGACATTAGAACTGATTTTCTGCATAAATTATCTACTAAACTAATTCAGGAAAACCAACTGATAGCTTTAGAAGATTTAAACGTTAGTGGAATGATTAAAAATCGTAAGCTTTTCCGTACTATTTCAGATCTGGGATGGCGTAGTTTTAGGACTATGCTAATAGCTAAAGGAGAAATGTATGGACGAGACGTTAGGGTAATTGACCGATGGGAACCTACTAGCCAAGTGTGTTCTTGTTGTGGTTTTAAAGGCGGTAAAAAAGAGTTAAATATCCGAGAATGGACGTGCTTAAATTGTGGCACAGTTCACGACCGTGATGTTAACGCTTCAAAAAATATTTTAAAAGTGGCCGGTGGGCAATCGGACACTAAAAATGGACGTGGAGGAAGACGTAAGACTACATCTTTAGTAGCAGTATCCTGTGAAGCGTCAACCACCCCTCAATACAAGCAACGAAAGCTTGTTCTAAGGGAATCCCCGCCGTTCTACGGCGCGGGTGGATGTCAATGA
- a CDS encoding Rpn family recombination-promoting nuclease/putative transposase encodes MFYQLFQTLPQVFFELINYPPETANLYQFSSVEVKQLAFRIDGVFLPQDITQPIYFLEVQFQPDVNFYGRFFSEIFLYLSKTNLRNNWYGVIIYPNRGVETGDISRYQELLKSDRVSRFYLNELGNKRQTSIGLATIKLVVESEKQAIEQGKQLIERVRQEWENESKREELLKLIETILIYKLPKMKRKEIETMFSLSDLKETEFYKEALEEGIEQGIERGIERGIERGIERGIEQAKLASISRMLKLRFPLEIIAESLDLSLEIVQQEVDKLNK; translated from the coding sequence ATTTTTTACCAACTATTTCAAACCTTACCTCAGGTTTTCTTTGAACTGATTAATTATCCCCCAGAAACGGCTAATCTTTATCAATTTTCTTCAGTAGAAGTCAAACAACTTGCTTTTCGTATTGATGGAGTATTTCTTCCCCAAGATATAACCCAACCTATTTATTTTTTAGAAGTACAATTTCAACCTGATGTCAACTTCTATGGTCGTTTTTTTAGCGAAATATTTCTCTATTTGAGTAAAACCAACTTAAGGAATAATTGGTATGGAGTCATTATTTATCCGAATAGAGGAGTTGAGACAGGAGACATCTCCCGTTATCAAGAATTACTCAAGAGTGATCGAGTTTCCCGTTTTTATCTGAACGAATTAGGAAATAAGAGACAAACCTCCATCGGATTAGCTACAATAAAATTAGTAGTAGAATCAGAAAAGCAAGCAATTGAACAGGGAAAACAATTAATTGAACGAGTCAGACAAGAATGGGAAAATGAAAGCAAAAGGGAGGAATTATTAAAACTAATCGAAACCATCTTAATCTATAAACTACCAAAAATGAAAAGAAAGGAGATAGAAACAATGTTTAGTTTAAGTGATTTGAAAGAAACCGAATTTTATAAAGAAGCTTTAGAGGAAGGAATTGAACAGGGAATTGAACGGGGAATTGAACGGGGAATTGAACGGGGAATTGAACGGGGAATTGAACAAGCTAAATTAGCATCTATTTCCAGAATGTTAAAATTAAGATTTCCCTTAGAAATTATTGCTGAATCTTTAGATTTATCTTTAGAAATTGTACAGCAAGAAGTAGATAAATTGAATAAATAG
- a CDS encoding Rpn family recombination-promoting nuclease/putative transposase — translation MFYQLFQTLPQVFFELINYPPETANLYQFSSVEVKQLAFRIDGVFLPQDVTQPIYFLEVQFQPDVNFYGRFFSEIFLYLSKTNLRNNWYGVIIYPNRGVETGDISRYQELLKGDRVSRFYLNELGNKRQTSIGLATIKLVVESEKQAIEQGKQLIERVRQEWENESKREELLKLIETILIYKLPKMKRKEIETMFSLSDLKETEFYKEALEEGIEQGIERGIERGIERGIEQAKLASISRMLKLGFPLEIIAESLDLSLEIVQKEAKKMTS, via the coding sequence ATTTTTTACCAACTATTTCAAACCTTACCTCAGGTTTTCTTTGAACTGATTAATTATCCCCCAGAAACGGCTAATCTTTATCAATTTTCTTCAGTAGAAGTCAAACAACTTGCTTTTCGTATTGATGGAGTATTTCTTCCTCAAGATGTAACCCAACCTATTTACTTTTTAGAAGTACAATTTCAACCTGATGTCAACTTCTATGGTCGTTTTTTTAGCGAAATATTTCTCTATTTGAGTAAAACCAACTTAAGGAATAATTGGTATGGAGTCATTATTTATCCGAATAGAGGAGTTGAGACAGGAGACATCTCCCGTTATCAAGAATTACTCAAGGGTGATCGAGTTTCCCGTTTTTATCTGAACGAATTAGGAAATAAGAGACAAACCTCCATCGGATTAGCTACAATAAAATTAGTAGTAGAATCAGAAAAGCAAGCAATTGAACAGGGAAAACAATTAATTGAACGAGTCAGACAAGAATGGGAAAATGAAAGCAAAAGGGAGGAATTATTAAAACTAATCGAAACCATCTTAATCTATAAACTACCAAAAATGAAAAGAAAGGAGATAGAAACAATGTTTAGTTTAAGTGATTTGAAAGAAACCGAATTTTATAAAGAAGCTTTAGAGGAAGGAATTGAACAGGGAATTGAACGGGGAATTGAACGGGGAATTGAACGGGGAATTGAACAAGCTAAATTAGCATCTATTTCCAGGATGTTAAAATTAGGATTTCCCTTAGAAATTATTGCTGAATCTTTAGATTTATCTTTAGAAATTGTACAAAAAGAAGCAAAAAAAATGACATCATAA
- the pdxA gene encoding 4-hydroxythreonine-4-phosphate dehydrogenase PdxA: MKSSNLIITMGDPAGIGPEILLKALKDPIITQTCHLTVIGTRSLFEQTYQHLRHTGEVADPDRFEMIDIPLDRITQGQIITGRGNAASGAASFAYLEEAINRTLRGAFQGIVTAPIAKSCWKAAGYNYPGQTEVLGQIAGIDKFGMLFVGRSPYTGWTLRTLLATTHIPLNEVSAALNPQLMSLKLDLLINCLQQYFNIKNPQIVIAGLNPHSGEQGQLGREEKDWLNDWLETEQKQRYDVKLVGLIPPDTMWIKPAQSWYGNLNNSSNKVDNSADAYLALYHDQGLIPVKLMAFDQAINTTIGLPFIRTSPDHGTAFDIAGKGIARATSMKAAIELASELIYHKLK, from the coding sequence ATGAAATCATCTAATTTAATTATAACAATGGGCGATCCTGCCGGAATAGGCCCAGAAATACTTCTAAAAGCCCTTAAAGATCCTATAATTACCCAAACTTGTCATCTGACAGTGATTGGAACGCGATCGCTATTTGAACAAACTTACCAACATTTACGACATACTGGGGAAGTGGCTGATCCCGATAGGTTTGAGATGATAGACATTCCCCTAGATAGGATAACACAAGGTCAAATTATCACAGGTAGGGGCAATGCAGCGAGTGGGGCAGCCAGTTTTGCCTATTTAGAGGAAGCTATTAACCGTACGCTTAGGGGCGCGTTTCAGGGCATTGTGACTGCCCCTATTGCTAAATCTTGTTGGAAGGCAGCAGGATACAATTATCCGGGCCAAACAGAGGTATTAGGGCAAATTGCAGGGATCGACAAGTTTGGAATGTTATTTGTCGGGCGATCGCCTTATACGGGTTGGACTTTACGGACTTTATTAGCGACGACTCACATTCCTTTAAATGAAGTTTCTGCTGCTTTAAATCCGCAGTTAATGTCCTTAAAATTAGACTTATTAATTAACTGTTTACAACAATATTTTAACATAAAAAATCCTCAAATTGTGATCGCGGGTTTAAATCCTCATAGTGGGGAACAAGGACAGTTAGGAAGGGAGGAAAAGGACTGGTTAAATGATTGGTTAGAAACGGAACAAAAACAGAGATATGATGTTAAATTAGTTGGGTTAATTCCTCCTGATACCATGTGGATAAAACCTGCTCAATCTTGGTATGGTAATCTTAATAATAGTAGTAACAAAGTAGATAATTCAGCCGATGCTTATTTGGCATTATATCACGATCAAGGATTAATTCCCGTTAAATTAATGGCGTTTGATCAAGCAATTAATACTACGATTGGTTTACCCTTCATTCGCACTTCTCCTGATCATGGAACAGCCTTTGATATTGCGGGAAAAGGCATCGCTAGGGCTACCAGTATGAAAGCAGCAATTGAGTTAGCTTCTGAATTAATTTATCATAAATTAAAGTAG
- the petM gene encoding cytochrome b6-f complex subunit PetM: protein MTAESMMFNGAILMSVLILVGLAWGFLLLKIQGGEPE, encoded by the coding sequence ATGACTGCTGAAAGTATGATGTTTAATGGAGCAATTTTAATGAGTGTTCTCATTTTAGTGGGTTTAGCTTGGGGATTTCTTCTTCTCAAAATTCAAGGGGGAGAACCGGAATAA
- the psb28 gene encoding photosystem II reaction center protein Psb28, translating to MTTTPSLEFFVGISEDLSNVSLRRSKETGIRNVLLIFDKLKSLEKFKSFTEQTYGDLRLIDSEGEISVTPSSLRIIWGGDEGDDLKRVECGFEIHEDDHWERFMRFMNRYAEANGMGYQDTKE from the coding sequence ATGACTACTACTCCTTCCCTAGAATTTTTCGTAGGCATTTCTGAAGATTTAAGTAACGTTAGTTTACGCCGTAGTAAAGAAACAGGAATCCGTAATGTTTTACTAATATTTGATAAATTAAAATCTCTGGAAAAATTCAAAAGTTTTACTGAACAAACTTACGGAGATTTACGTCTAATTGATTCAGAAGGCGAAATCAGTGTTACTCCTTCATCTTTAAGAATTATTTGGGGTGGAGATGAAGGAGATGACTTAAAACGGGTTGAATGTGGCTTTGAAATTCACGAAGATGACCACTGGGAACGTTTTATGCGCTTTATGAATCGTTATGCTGAGGCCAACGGTATGGGTTATCAAGACACCAAAGAATAA
- the thyD gene encoding thylakoid membrane protein ThyD produces MKIAITGATGFVGTRLVEVLKQQGHQVLVLTRNVNYAQKKYPASLFPNVTIMPYQPTESGPWQKAISGCDGVVNLAGEPIAERWTPEHKKAILESRQLGTKKIVEAIAQAEIKPSVLVNPSAIGYYGTSEIKIFDENSPPGEDFLAEVCQIWETEAKQVKQLGVRLIILRLGIVLGDGGALAKMIPPFKLFAGGPLGNGRQWFSWIHLDDLVKLILEGLTKNNLEGTFNATAPNPVRMSQLCTVLGEVMNRPSWLPVPDFALEALLGEASKVVLEGQQVLPNQTQSMGFQYQYPTLKLALTDILEKM; encoded by the coding sequence ATGAAAATAGCAATTACTGGTGCAACAGGATTTGTCGGAACTCGATTAGTTGAGGTATTAAAACAACAAGGACATCAAGTTTTAGTCTTGACTCGTAATGTTAATTATGCTCAAAAAAAATATCCTGCTTCTCTATTTCCTAATGTCACTATTATGCCCTATCAACCAACAGAATCAGGGCCATGGCAAAAGGCTATTTCTGGGTGTGATGGAGTGGTTAATTTAGCAGGAGAACCCATTGCTGAACGCTGGACACCAGAACATAAAAAAGCTATTTTAGAAAGTCGTCAGTTAGGAACTAAAAAAATTGTCGAAGCGATCGCGCAAGCTGAGATTAAACCTTCTGTTTTAGTGAATCCCTCAGCTATTGGGTATTATGGGACTAGCGAGATTAAGATATTTGATGAAAATAGCCCTCCAGGAGAGGATTTTTTAGCCGAAGTTTGTCAAATATGGGAAACAGAAGCAAAACAAGTCAAACAGTTAGGAGTTCGCCTTATTATTTTACGATTGGGTATTGTTTTAGGGGATGGAGGGGCCTTAGCAAAAATGATTCCTCCCTTTAAATTATTTGCAGGAGGGCCCTTAGGAAATGGTCGTCAATGGTTTTCTTGGATTCATCTAGATGACCTGGTTAAATTAATCCTAGAAGGGTTAACTAAAAATAATCTAGAAGGAACCTTTAATGCAACAGCACCTAATCCCGTAAGAATGAGTCAATTGTGTACAGTGTTAGGGGAAGTGATGAATCGGCCATCTTGGTTGCCTGTTCCTGATTTTGCTTTAGAAGCGTTATTAGGAGAAGCATCAAAAGTAGTTTTAGAAGGACAACAAGTTTTACCAAATCAAACTCAATCTATGGGGTTTCAATATCAATATCCGACCTTAAAATTAGCGTTAACAGATATTCTTGAAAAGATGTAA
- a CDS encoding Re/Si-specific NAD(P)(+) transhydrogenase subunit alpha, which produces MIKIAVPKESELGELRVALVPDTVSRFVKLGFEVLVQTGAGLGAHFTDADYELAGATIISSPSRLWGEADLLLKVGPPGIQHGQPEMNWLKAGSVLISFLDPLANPERIQELAQRKITALSMELIPRSSRAQSMDALSSQANIAGYKAALIAAASLPRLFPMMTTAAGTIPPAKVLVIGAGVAGLQAIATARRLGAVVEAFDVRPAVKEEVQSVGAKFIEIPIEEDTATNGGYAKEVGQSTQERIRQVLTEHVKKADVVITTAQVQGKRAPLIVTEEMVGEMKLGSVIVDMAAGQGGNCACTEPGKDVYYNGVTIIGPLNLPSSVPIDASQVYAKNLLTLVKYLVKDGEFNFNFEDDIIDSTCVTYEGEIRHAKVKQALSTLVEA; this is translated from the coding sequence ATGATAAAAATTGCTGTTCCAAAAGAAAGTGAACTGGGAGAATTGAGAGTGGCTCTGGTTCCCGATACCGTCTCGCGCTTTGTTAAGCTGGGGTTTGAGGTATTGGTGCAAACTGGGGCAGGACTTGGGGCCCATTTTACGGATGCTGACTATGAACTAGCTGGGGCCACCATAATCAGTTCTCCGAGTCGATTATGGGGAGAAGCCGATCTATTACTCAAAGTTGGCCCTCCAGGGATACAGCATGGACAACCGGAAATGAATTGGCTCAAGGCAGGAAGCGTTCTCATTAGTTTTCTTGATCCCCTAGCTAACCCAGAACGTATTCAAGAATTAGCTCAACGCAAAATCACGGCTTTGAGCATGGAATTAATTCCCCGTAGCAGTCGCGCCCAAAGCATGGATGCGCTGTCTTCTCAAGCCAATATTGCTGGATATAAAGCAGCTTTAATTGCAGCAGCTTCCTTACCCAGATTATTCCCTATGATGACTACGGCGGCCGGAACTATTCCCCCCGCTAAAGTTTTAGTCATTGGTGCAGGTGTGGCCGGGTTACAAGCGATCGCCACGGCCCGTCGTTTAGGGGCAGTTGTAGAGGCATTTGATGTGCGTCCTGCGGTCAAAGAAGAGGTGCAAAGTGTGGGAGCTAAATTTATCGAAATTCCCATCGAAGAAGACACCGCAACCAATGGGGGTTATGCCAAAGAGGTCGGTCAAAGTACCCAAGAACGCATCCGTCAAGTGTTAACTGAACATGTTAAAAAAGCGGATGTGGTGATCACCACTGCTCAAGTTCAAGGAAAACGGGCCCCTCTGATTGTCACCGAAGAAATGGTAGGAGAGATGAAATTAGGCTCGGTCATTGTAGATATGGCGGCTGGACAAGGAGGCAACTGTGCTTGTACGGAACCGGGCAAAGATGTTTACTACAACGGTGTTACCATTATTGGCCCCTTAAACTTACCGTCTTCTGTTCCTATCGATGCGAGTCAAGTTTATGCCAAAAACTTACTAACTTTGGTGAAATATCTCGTCAAAGATGGAGAATTTAACTTTAATTTCGAGGATGACATCATTGATAGTACCTGTGTCACCTACGAGGGAGAAATTCGCCACGCCAAGGTTAAACAAGCCCTATCTACCTTAGTAGAAGCATAA
- a CDS encoding NAD(P) transhydrogenase subunit alpha has product MTTGLLIGLVVFVLASFVGFEVINKVPPTLHTPLMSGANAISGIAVVGAILIAGPREWNLTVILGLIAVVLATVNVVGGFLVTDRMLQMFKKKAA; this is encoded by the coding sequence ATGACCACTGGATTATTGATTGGTTTAGTCGTATTCGTTTTAGCCTCCTTTGTAGGGTTTGAGGTCATTAATAAAGTGCCTCCCACCCTTCATACTCCTCTGATGTCAGGGGCTAATGCTATTTCAGGTATTGCGGTCGTTGGGGCAATATTAATTGCTGGCCCCAGAGAATGGAATCTTACCGTTATTTTAGGCTTAATTGCGGTGGTATTGGCTACCGTTAACGTGGTCGGCGGCTTTTTAGTCACTGATCGTATGTTACAAATGTTCAAGAAAAAGGCGGCATAA